In a genomic window of Leptospira hartskeerlii:
- a CDS encoding GFA family protein: protein MTKPYTGGCACGAVRYTTKHEPIFQNHCQCRDCQRRSGTGHGSYLTFPARAEMTITGEATHWEIAGDSGNMKIHSFCPVCGTPVYLRFAAMPDLIAVHAGSLDEPERFAPHVLTYKVRGLPWDAIDPELKVFEKMPTG, encoded by the coding sequence ATGACCAAACCTTACACCGGCGGATGTGCGTGCGGTGCAGTCCGCTATACGACTAAACATGAACCAATCTTTCAAAACCATTGTCAGTGTCGCGATTGCCAACGGAGGAGTGGCACTGGACATGGATCTTATCTAACTTTCCCTGCGAGAGCTGAAATGACAATCACTGGTGAGGCGACTCACTGGGAAATAGCGGGTGACAGTGGCAATATGAAGATCCACTCTTTCTGCCCTGTTTGTGGAACGCCGGTTTACTTGCGTTTTGCTGCAATGCCGGACTTGATTGCAGTTCATGCGGGAAGTCTAGACGAACCTGAGAGATTTGCACCTCATGTGCTTACTTACAAAGTTCGCGGGTTACCTTGGGATGCGATTGATCCTGAATTGAAAGTATTCGAGAAGATGCCGACAGGTTAA
- a CDS encoding PAS domain-containing protein, with translation MPDILLICDSSGRILHINENGRKILSIASIESAKSMSITDLLSETDQKYFESVILPNVSKSGEFEGRGLHLMKKDGSFLQTKQHAYLMPEKSYLFVFTEDQESEAGKKEALYKAFQQSQNGMFLTDKEGVILAVNKQFEKISGLKENELIGKTPKAFQSGMGASKTFYDEFWESVLQGSVSISNSNLKNGFIKDWKQNVLPIKDRNGEVSSFLSTIFANPEHSESGEAKNNSDFGKSPSDTFRKYEGMDREALIGVLRDKTKLTKKETEICAGIASGKDKSRISEDLGIHPGTMKNHLKSIYRKTIDLEKEIPGPERDKLQRLTIYLFRLLG, from the coding sequence ATGCCCGATATTTTGTTAATTTGTGATTCGAGCGGAAGGATCCTTCATATTAACGAGAATGGAAGGAAGATCCTAAGTATCGCTTCCATTGAATCAGCTAAAAGTATGAGTATTACCGATCTTCTTTCCGAAACTGATCAAAAATATTTCGAATCCGTTATACTACCTAATGTAAGCAAGTCGGGAGAGTTTGAAGGAAGAGGGCTTCATTTAATGAAGAAGGACGGAAGTTTCCTCCAAACAAAACAACATGCTTATCTAATGCCGGAGAAATCTTATCTATTCGTATTCACAGAAGATCAAGAATCGGAAGCGGGAAAGAAGGAAGCTTTGTACAAAGCGTTCCAACAATCACAAAATGGAATGTTCTTAACCGATAAAGAAGGTGTAATCCTTGCGGTGAACAAACAGTTCGAAAAAATTTCCGGCTTAAAAGAAAATGAACTCATAGGAAAAACTCCAAAAGCATTCCAATCCGGAATGGGAGCTTCTAAAACTTTTTATGATGAGTTTTGGGAATCAGTTCTTCAGGGTTCGGTTTCAATCTCTAACTCGAATCTCAAAAACGGTTTTATAAAAGATTGGAAACAAAATGTTCTTCCTATCAAAGATCGTAATGGAGAAGTTTCCAGCTTCTTAAGCACTATCTTTGCAAATCCTGAACATTCGGAGTCCGGAGAAGCAAAGAACAATTCTGATTTTGGAAAATCTCCATCCGATACTTTCAGAAAATATGAAGGTATGGATAGAGAAGCTCTAATCGGAGTTTTAAGAGATAAAACAAAGCTTACCAAAAAAGAAACAGAGATCTGTGCAGGAATTGCTTCCGGTAAGGATAAGAGTCGGATCAGCGAAGACCTGGGTATCCATCCTGGGACTATGAAAAACCATCTCAAATCGATTTATAGAAAGACTATCGATTTGGAAAAAGAGATCCCTGGTCCGGAGAGGGATAAGCTTCAGAGACTTACGATCTATTTGTTCCGCCTACTCGGATAA
- a CDS encoding SRPBCC family protein — translation MSKEKTSFVYVTYIRSTPEKVFEAIMKPEITRLYWGHENISDWKPESTWEHVRANDRTVNIVGKVVEVVPPTRLVITWTSPSQAADPESYSRVTFNVEAYDDMVRLTVTHDELEAGSGMAKGIQQGWPIVLSSLKSLLETGQGIDVFAKPKSASSGTLT, via the coding sequence ATGAGTAAAGAGAAGACAAGCTTTGTCTATGTAACTTATATCCGCTCGACACCTGAAAAGGTGTTCGAGGCAATCATGAAGCCGGAGATCACTCGACTCTATTGGGGTCATGAGAATATTTCCGATTGGAAGCCCGAGTCAACCTGGGAGCATGTGCGCGCTAATGATCGCACAGTTAATATTGTAGGTAAAGTAGTCGAAGTCGTTCCGCCAACTCGTCTAGTAATCACATGGACGAGTCCTTCACAAGCAGCTGATCCGGAAAGTTATAGTCGAGTGACATTTAACGTAGAAGCTTACGATGATATGGTACGACTAACAGTCACTCACGATGAACTTGAAGCAGGTAGTGGAATGGCCAAAGGAATCCAACAAGGATGGCCGATCGTTCTTTCCAGTCTGAAATCTTTATTGGAAACAGGGCAGGGCATCGATGTTTTTGCAAAGCCGAAGTCTGCATCCAGCGGAACTCTCACATGA
- a CDS encoding AraC family transcriptional regulator: MNVKSKSMLELLEKLIPEEGLHENVIDKVDLFRTNNSTPRLPQCYDSGIIILAQGQKKAFLGEEVFLYDPMHYLVLSVPIPMECETTASKEKPMLGFRIRVDAISVGEIMQSMDKVKENTESIPHGIYSSAMDSQILDASIRLLTALNSPSDSHMLGPMIVKEIIYRVIQGENGFALRSLANRNQHFFQISRILDKIHKSYGEKLDINILAIEAGMSVSAFHTNFKIITKMAPLQYIKNVRLHKAKMLMMHEGAKAHNAAIRVGYESPSQFNREYKRLFGNPPMQDVVKSGTML, encoded by the coding sequence ATGAATGTGAAATCAAAAAGTATGCTAGAACTATTAGAGAAACTGATTCCTGAAGAGGGACTCCACGAAAATGTGATCGATAAAGTTGATCTATTTCGTACAAACAATTCAACTCCTAGACTACCCCAGTGTTACGACTCTGGAATTATCATTCTGGCTCAAGGGCAGAAAAAAGCCTTTTTAGGTGAAGAAGTTTTTCTTTATGATCCGATGCATTATCTTGTTCTATCCGTGCCGATCCCGATGGAATGCGAAACCACAGCCAGCAAGGAAAAACCCATGTTGGGTTTTAGGATCCGAGTGGATGCAATTTCAGTTGGAGAGATCATGCAATCAATGGACAAAGTAAAAGAAAATACTGAATCTATTCCGCATGGAATTTATTCGTCTGCCATGGACTCTCAAATATTAGATGCGAGTATTCGTTTATTAACAGCATTAAATTCACCTTCGGACAGCCACATGTTGGGCCCGATGATCGTTAAGGAAATTATTTACAGAGTTATCCAAGGAGAAAACGGATTTGCGTTACGCTCGCTTGCAAATCGTAATCAACATTTTTTCCAAATATCTAGAATTCTAGATAAAATTCACAAATCATATGGAGAAAAATTAGATATAAACATTCTAGCTATAGAAGCAGGAATGAGCGTCTCCGCTTTTCATACAAATTTTAAAATTATCACTAAAATGGCACCTCTCCAGTATATAAAGAACGTAAGACTTCACAAGGCAAAGATGCTCATGATGCACGAAGGAGCAAAAGCGCATAATGCTGCTATACGAGTAGGTTACGAAAGCCCTTCTCAATTCAATAGGGAATACAAACGATTATTCGGAAACCCTCCTATGCAAGACGTCGTAAAATCAGGAACTATGTTATAG
- a CDS encoding SRPBCC domain-containing protein, which translates to MKADLKELKVELRGEREVVATRYFAAPRQLVFDCFTKPELMLRWLTGPEGWTLKTIENDLRVGGKYLYVFADQNGTEMGVYGKFLEVIIPEKVANDENYATDMSTFNPNGPENPDATVESRTFTTEGDLTLMTHVVKFASAEVREMEIGAVEAWKDLCLVLDKLLAELVG; encoded by the coding sequence ATGAAAGCAGATCTAAAAGAACTAAAGGTAGAGCTGAGAGGTGAAAGAGAAGTTGTTGCTACACGATATTTTGCCGCGCCTCGTCAATTGGTATTCGATTGTTTCACTAAACCTGAGCTTATGCTTCGTTGGCTGACTGGTCCGGAAGGATGGACGCTTAAAACTATAGAGAACGATCTTAGGGTTGGAGGCAAATACCTGTACGTATTTGCAGATCAAAATGGGACCGAAATGGGTGTTTATGGAAAATTCCTAGAGGTAATCATACCAGAGAAGGTAGCGAATGACGAGAATTATGCGACAGACATGTCCACGTTTAATCCTAACGGTCCGGAAAATCCGGATGCTACTGTAGAGTCGCGTACCTTCACAACGGAAGGTGATCTAACTCTTATGACTCACGTGGTCAAATTCGCTTCTGCCGAAGTCCGAGAGATGGAAATCGGTGCGGTCGAAGCTTGGAAGGATCTCTGCCTAGTACTAGATAAACTATTGGCGGAACTTGTTGGATAA
- a CDS encoding alpha/beta hydrolase produces MFLIITTIGCSQEWDKKFPKSEKITYKKVSFQNRYGITLVGDLYLPKNYNNQVLPALAISGPFGAVKEQSSGLYAQTMAERGFAALAFDPSYTGESGGEPRNTASPDINTEDFSAAIDFLGLQTFVDRNKIGIIGICGFGGMALNAVAIDKRVKAVAVTSMYDMSRVMSKGYYDSLTAEQRAQMLVKMSEQRWEDAKNGKPAPGPRNLPETLDGSEVRFVVDYFNYYRTPRGFHHRSLNSNGAWNATTPWSFMNMPLLTYIKEISPRPVLIIAGEKAHSRYFSEDAFKAANEPKELMIIPGAVHVDLYDRLDVIPFDKLTDFFKENLH; encoded by the coding sequence TTGTTTTTGATTATAACAACCATTGGATGTTCCCAAGAATGGGACAAAAAATTTCCGAAGAGCGAGAAAATTACTTATAAGAAAGTATCTTTTCAAAATAGGTATGGGATCACACTCGTAGGAGATTTGTATCTTCCGAAAAATTACAACAATCAAGTTTTGCCGGCGCTTGCCATAAGCGGTCCATTTGGGGCAGTCAAAGAGCAATCCTCCGGTTTATATGCGCAGACTATGGCAGAACGCGGATTTGCAGCTCTTGCTTTTGACCCGTCTTATACCGGTGAAAGCGGAGGTGAACCTCGCAATACCGCATCACCTGATATTAACACGGAAGATTTTAGTGCGGCGATCGATTTTTTAGGCCTGCAAACCTTTGTTGATAGGAATAAAATTGGGATTATCGGCATCTGCGGATTCGGCGGTATGGCGTTAAACGCTGTCGCAATCGATAAACGTGTTAAGGCCGTTGCAGTTACCAGTATGTACGATATGTCTCGAGTTATGTCGAAGGGATATTACGATAGTTTAACCGCCGAGCAACGTGCACAAATGTTGGTGAAAATGAGCGAGCAACGTTGGGAAGATGCAAAAAATGGAAAACCTGCGCCTGGACCTAGGAACTTACCGGAAACTCTGGATGGTTCCGAGGTTCGATTTGTAGTGGATTATTTTAATTATTACCGCACTCCGCGAGGTTTTCATCATAGATCTCTTAACTCAAATGGAGCTTGGAACGCAACCACGCCCTGGTCTTTTATGAATATGCCGCTTTTAACTTACATAAAAGAAATTTCACCACGTCCTGTTCTGATAATTGCAGGGGAAAAAGCTCATTCTCGATATTTCAGTGAAGATGCTTTTAAAGCGGCAAACGAGCCGAAAGAGCTTATGATCATACCTGGAGCAGTTCACGTGGACCTATATGATAGATTGGATGTGATCCCTTTTGATAAACTCACCGATTTTTTCAAAGAAAATTTACATTAA
- the msrA gene encoding peptide-methionine (S)-S-oxide reductase MsrA yields the protein MRANLFKLIRLESTLIIFIIFGFSNILFSKESPKTETAIFAGGCFWCMEGPFEKLPGVISVVSGYTGGKEINPTYEDVGYGRTGHRESVLITYDPKKIDYAKLLDTYWRQIDPTDSGGQFADRGNQYRSAIYYKNEAQKKLAQEFKDKIGTSGKFSSPIAVEILPASEFYPAEEYHQDYYKKNPTHYKQYRKGSGREDYVIKVWGAKPD from the coding sequence ATGAGAGCAAATTTGTTCAAACTTATAAGATTAGAATCCACACTTATAATATTCATAATATTTGGTTTTTCGAATATTCTTTTCTCAAAAGAAAGTCCGAAAACAGAAACAGCCATATTTGCAGGAGGATGTTTCTGGTGTATGGAAGGACCTTTCGAAAAACTACCCGGTGTCATATCCGTGGTCTCAGGATATACTGGCGGAAAAGAGATAAACCCAACATATGAAGACGTAGGATACGGAAGAACAGGACATAGAGAATCAGTATTGATTACCTACGATCCCAAAAAGATAGATTACGCAAAACTATTGGACACGTATTGGAGACAGATTGATCCGACTGATTCAGGAGGACAATTCGCAGACAGAGGCAACCAATATAGATCAGCTATCTATTATAAGAATGAAGCACAAAAAAAATTGGCCCAAGAATTTAAGGATAAAATAGGAACTTCCGGAAAATTCTCCTCTCCTATCGCTGTGGAAATATTACCTGCATCGGAATTTTATCCCGCGGAAGAATACCATCAGGATTATTATAAAAAGAACCCTACGCATTATAAACAATACAGAAAGGGTTCCGGAAGAGAGGATTATGTGATCAAGGTTTGGGGAGCTAAGCCGGACTAA
- a CDS encoding ArsR/SmtB family transcription factor gives MDADNVFKALGDPTRRKLLDLLYEKNGQTLGQLCEHLDMTRQSTTQHIGILEAANLISTVWRGREKLHFINPVPLHEVYERWVRKFEHQRLSLLHDLKKELEGENNE, from the coding sequence ATGGATGCTGATAATGTTTTTAAGGCGCTGGGAGATCCGACACGCAGAAAGCTGTTGGACCTTCTATATGAGAAGAATGGCCAAACTTTGGGCCAGCTTTGCGAGCACTTGGACATGACTAGGCAATCGACCACTCAACATATCGGTATTCTTGAGGCGGCCAATCTGATAAGCACGGTTTGGCGCGGTAGGGAGAAGTTGCATTTCATCAACCCGGTGCCTCTACATGAGGTTTATGAACGATGGGTGCGAAAGTTCGAACACCAGCGGCTTAGTCTGCTACACGACCTGAAGAAGGAACTTGAAGGAGAGAATAATGAGTAA
- a CDS encoding DUF2200 domain-containing protein, translated as MEKHKIFTTSFASVYPMYIQKAERKGRTKAEVDKIIFWLTGYDSKSFQKQLKNEVNFEEFFDQAPHLNDNVSLIKGVVCGIRVEEVEDKLMQKIRYLDKLVDELAKGKAMEKILRGSV; from the coding sequence ATGGAAAAACATAAAATCTTTACTACATCCTTCGCAAGCGTTTATCCCATGTATATTCAAAAGGCGGAAAGAAAAGGACGAACAAAAGCAGAAGTAGATAAAATTATTTTTTGGCTTACCGGATACGATTCTAAAAGTTTTCAAAAACAACTTAAGAATGAAGTAAATTTCGAAGAATTTTTTGATCAGGCCCCTCATCTCAATGATAATGTTTCACTGATCAAAGGAGTAGTCTGCGGTATTCGTGTAGAAGAAGTAGAAGACAAACTTATGCAGAAAATTCGTTATCTAGATAAGTTGGTAGATGAATTGGCCAAAGGAAAGGCCATGGAAAAAATATTACGCGGATCTGTTTAA
- a CDS encoding aminoglycoside 6-adenylyltransferase, with product MEKIDRFINQVNEFASNTETIEGIAIAGSFISKQLDEYSDIDFVIILKDGIQYQKKEMIDFAKNFGTLLSAFTGEHVGERRLLICLYEDPFLHVDFKFIQLSELKSRIENPVFTYHNNKEIQLILESSKAEWPNPDFQWIEDRFWVWVHYAGAKLGRGEYFETIDFLSFIRNTVLGPLLHLKNNSLPRGVRKLEFIIDPIDLEKLKSTIPSYDFLSIKSCILNSVKLYQELRSVLYNSEIKNLSEAENYALDYLDHISK from the coding sequence ATGGAAAAGATAGATCGTTTTATCAATCAAGTGAATGAGTTTGCTTCGAATACCGAGACAATTGAAGGGATTGCGATAGCAGGCTCATTCATTTCAAAGCAACTTGATGAATACTCCGATATTGATTTTGTTATAATATTGAAAGATGGAATTCAGTATCAGAAAAAAGAAATGATCGATTTCGCAAAGAACTTCGGAACTTTGCTATCAGCATTTACCGGTGAACATGTTGGAGAGAGAAGGCTTTTAATTTGTTTGTATGAGGATCCATTTCTCCATGTTGATTTTAAATTTATCCAGCTTTCCGAATTAAAGAGCCGGATCGAAAACCCTGTATTTACTTATCACAACAATAAAGAGATCCAATTAATTCTCGAATCGTCAAAAGCAGAATGGCCGAATCCGGATTTCCAATGGATAGAAGATAGATTTTGGGTTTGGGTACATTACGCCGGAGCAAAGTTGGGAAGAGGAGAGTATTTTGAGACGATTGATTTTTTATCGTTCATTAGAAATACAGTTTTAGGTCCTTTACTTCATCTCAAAAATAATTCCCTGCCCAGAGGAGTTAGAAAATTAGAGTTTATTATTGATCCGATCGATCTTGAAAAACTAAAATCCACAATTCCAAGTTATGATTTCCTATCCATTAAAAGTTGCATATTAAATTCAGTTAAATTGTACCAGGAATTGAGATCGGTGTTATATAATTCTGAAATTAAAAACTTATCCGAAGCTGAGAATTATGCTTTGGATTATTTGGATCATATAAGCAAATAA
- a CDS encoding VOC family protein, with translation MTVKRMDNVGIVVEDLEATISLFTELGLELEGQMRVEGSWADHVVGIEGMQVDMAMMRTPDGHSRLELSKFIRPTAISREPKNAPSNTLGYLRVMFAVTDIKDTIARLEKHGVTLVGKLEQYEDSYLLCYLRTPEGFIIALAEELK, from the coding sequence ATGACAGTGAAACGAATGGACAATGTTGGCATTGTCGTCGAAGATCTTGAGGCAACGATTTCTTTATTCACCGAACTTGGTTTAGAGTTAGAAGGACAAATGCGAGTCGAAGGATCTTGGGCGGATCATGTCGTGGGGATCGAAGGAATGCAAGTCGATATGGCCATGATGAGAACACCGGACGGACACAGTCGATTGGAATTGTCTAAGTTTATCAGACCAACGGCAATAAGCAGAGAACCGAAAAATGCCCCTTCCAACACCTTAGGCTATCTTCGAGTAATGTTTGCAGTTACAGATATCAAAGATACTATTGCTCGACTAGAAAAGCATGGAGTTACGCTCGTCGGCAAATTGGAACAGTACGAAGATAGTTATCTTCTTTGCTATTTGCGAACCCCCGAAGGATTCATCATCGCATTAGCCGAGGAACTTAAATAA
- a CDS encoding PA0069 family radical SAM protein — translation MNSKKRGTEEVPPSRFDKIQREVWLEDRIDLTEESSPSTQFFWEDSKSVLTRNKSPDIPFDASINPYRGCEHGCIYCFARPNHSYVDLSPGLDFETKIFVKKEPAKLLAEELRKKKQALSPITIGTATDPYQPGERIYKNTRSLLEVLLEFKQPAVIITKSSIIQRDTDILSEMGKLGILKVFLSITTLDKELWSKLEPRAPAPVRRMETLRKLTDVGIPTGVLFAPVIPFINDFEMEHLLEQASLSGAESAGMVFVRLPFEVAPLFEDWLTRHFPLKKERVLKVISEARGGKLYKANWGERMRGEGNYAELLQKRFSICIKRFGLTKRRELRTDLFAVPSHYLLKKKKQEEFLPGLFPE, via the coding sequence ATGAATTCTAAGAAAAGAGGCACAGAAGAAGTTCCTCCCAGTAGATTTGATAAGATCCAAAGGGAAGTTTGGCTGGAAGATAGGATAGATCTAACGGAGGAATCATCTCCTTCTACCCAATTCTTTTGGGAAGATTCCAAATCGGTTCTCACTCGAAACAAATCACCCGATATTCCATTCGATGCGAGTATCAACCCATATAGAGGCTGCGAGCACGGATGTATCTATTGTTTTGCAAGACCGAACCATTCTTATGTGGATCTTTCTCCGGGATTGGACTTCGAAACAAAAATATTCGTAAAGAAGGAGCCGGCCAAACTTTTAGCGGAAGAATTAAGAAAGAAGAAGCAAGCGCTCTCACCAATCACAATAGGCACAGCCACAGATCCATACCAACCGGGAGAAAGGATCTACAAAAACACAAGATCATTATTAGAAGTCTTGTTGGAATTCAAACAACCTGCAGTAATTATTACTAAGTCTTCTATCATCCAGAGAGATACGGACATTCTTTCCGAAATGGGAAAATTAGGAATTTTGAAAGTGTTTCTTTCCATCACCACTTTGGACAAAGAACTTTGGTCCAAGTTAGAACCTAGAGCTCCAGCTCCCGTAAGAAGAATGGAAACTCTTCGTAAACTCACCGACGTTGGAATTCCAACAGGAGTATTATTCGCTCCGGTAATTCCATTCATCAATGATTTCGAAATGGAACATCTATTGGAACAGGCATCTTTATCAGGTGCAGAATCAGCCGGAATGGTATTCGTCAGACTCCCATTCGAAGTTGCACCCTTATTCGAAGACTGGCTTACCAGACATTTCCCTCTCAAAAAAGAAAGAGTGCTAAAAGTCATTTCGGAAGCAAGAGGAGGAAAATTATACAAGGCCAATTGGGGAGAAAGAATGAGAGGAGAAGGAAATTATGCGGAACTTCTCCAAAAAAGATTTTCGATCTGCATCAAAAGGTTCGGACTCACGAAAAGAAGAGAATTGAGAACGGACTTGTTCGCTGTCCCTTCCCACTATCTTCTGAAAAAGAAAAAACAAGAGGAATTCCTACCGGGACTCTTTCCGGAATAA
- a CDS encoding glutathione S-transferase family protein → MSDLKLVIGNKNISSWSFRPWILLTQFGIPFEEISLKLFTPEYAAIIDKYSPSKKVPVLNDGDLRVWDSLSIAEYLAEKYAEKGLWPKDQIARAKARSVTAEMHSGFTGLRSNLSMNFHGRKSDFSVPEDAKKDIDRIQTLWEECLSSYGGPFLFGQNFSIADAFYAPVVSRFITYGVKLGPKASEYVETISNLPSYKAWGEGAKLEIN, encoded by the coding sequence ATGAGCGATCTGAAACTTGTAATTGGAAATAAAAACATCTCCTCCTGGTCTTTCCGTCCATGGATCCTACTCACTCAATTCGGAATTCCTTTCGAAGAGATTTCCTTAAAACTATTCACGCCAGAATATGCAGCCATAATTGATAAGTATTCACCTTCCAAAAAAGTCCCTGTCTTAAACGACGGAGACCTAAGAGTTTGGGATAGCCTTAGCATTGCGGAATATTTGGCAGAAAAATATGCGGAGAAGGGACTCTGGCCCAAGGATCAAATCGCAAGAGCCAAGGCAAGATCGGTAACCGCAGAAATGCATTCAGGATTCACAGGCTTAAGATCCAATCTAAGCATGAATTTTCATGGCAGAAAGTCCGACTTCTCCGTTCCGGAAGATGCAAAGAAGGATATCGATCGGATCCAAACTCTTTGGGAAGAATGTTTGAGCTCCTACGGTGGACCATTCTTGTTCGGCCAAAACTTCTCCATAGCAGATGCATTCTACGCACCGGTTGTTTCTAGATTCATAACCTACGGAGTAAAGCTTGGGCCTAAAGCAAGCGAGTATGTAGAGACCATTTCTAATTTACCTTCTTACAAAGCTTGGGGAGAAGGAGCAAAATTAGAAATTAACTAA
- a CDS encoding alpha/beta hydrolase, producing the protein MNWEQNYHLEDGTFAGAGDVPIYYRAYRAKDAKNPRTLVVHHGIGEHGKRYDNLLEALSGKGYNVYLIDARGHGKSGGSRGVVTHFNQYLADLDRLISIAKQKEGVKQVTLMGHSMGALISLFYAGEPSHQANLDRLVLSGLPIAVKTDLVMNIKKGAGSLLAGAFPTLTVPTGLDANALSRDKSVVEAYKKDPLVHGSVGAYLGDFLLNSKEKALEKAARINFPVYLFHGKEDSIALSVGTEEAFKVIPSSDKSMKIYDGLYHETMNELPADKAKVLGDLVNWLQTH; encoded by the coding sequence ATGAATTGGGAACAAAACTACCATCTGGAAGACGGAACCTTTGCAGGAGCAGGCGACGTACCTATCTATTACCGAGCCTATCGTGCAAAAGACGCAAAAAATCCTAGAACTTTAGTGGTCCATCACGGGATCGGAGAACACGGAAAAAGATACGACAACCTACTCGAAGCACTTTCCGGAAAAGGATATAATGTTTATCTAATAGATGCTCGCGGCCACGGAAAATCCGGAGGAAGCAGAGGAGTAGTCACTCATTTTAACCAATATTTAGCGGACCTTGACAGACTGATCAGCATTGCAAAACAGAAAGAAGGAGTCAAGCAGGTCACTCTAATGGGGCATTCTATGGGAGCATTGATCTCGCTGTTTTACGCAGGAGAACCTTCTCACCAAGCAAACTTAGACAGACTTGTGCTGAGCGGATTGCCGATCGCGGTAAAAACAGACTTAGTCATGAATATCAAAAAAGGTGCGGGAAGTTTACTCGCTGGAGCATTTCCTACTCTGACCGTTCCAACCGGATTAGATGCGAACGCATTATCCAGAGATAAGTCGGTTGTAGAAGCTTATAAAAAAGATCCTTTAGTTCACGGTTCCGTTGGAGCTTACTTAGGTGATTTCCTTCTGAATTCCAAAGAAAAAGCTTTGGAGAAAGCCGCGCGGATCAACTTCCCAGTCTATCTATTCCATGGAAAAGAAGATTCTATCGCACTTTCTGTAGGAACGGAAGAAGCATTTAAAGTGATTCCTTCTTCAGACAAGTCTATGAAAATTTATGATGGCTTGTACCACGAAACTATGAATGAACTTCCAGCGGACAAGGCAAAAGTTTTGGGTGATTTAGTGAACTGGTTACAGACTCATTAA